The DNA window TCCACCAAAGAAATTGCAGGGATACAACTTTCCGATCGAACAATCACCGTGTGCTTCATCTCTCCGCTATTCTCCGCCGGACTACTAGACATCGACCTAAGCAATTTCGGAGATTCAAAACTCCGCCTCAAAATCTGCCTCATCGCATCGATTAAGTGAACAGTCGGATTCAAAGGCGGACGAGACGAACTGAAATTCTTACAGAAATTGAGATGACGATTCAATGCCTCTTCAGCAGTAATCAACATCTCACATCGAATGATCTCGTCCTTGATAGCCTCAGCACACAATCCACAAATCCAATTCCCTTGGTACCGCTGCCGGATTGTTTCTATATACGACAGAGTACATTCCTCCGTCAAACCACAGCACTCGCATTTGGCGAAATCAACCTCCATCGGCACTGTAAGTTTTGCTTTTACTGTTTGTGCTTCAGCCGCTTTCATCATAACTGATTCACTGATTATCGACATCGTTATTCGTCAATCTGGGAACGAATTTCAACGCGAAATCAAAAATTAATCCAAATTCTCAATAACAAAATCCGAGCTCAAAACAGTTCATAAATAACCTACATCCAAAATCAATACACTTACCAAGCAAATACGGAAACGAAGATGAAAATTTATGCAGAGAAGTTTGCAAAAATTATAattgttcctttttcttctgCTTAATTCAGATTTGATGTTTACACAACTTATACGGAATCCTTCTCTAATTTTCCTTCTCCCACTGGCCTTCCTCCTTGCTTTTTACCTCATGAACAATATACGTATCCATAAAGGAAAACAATTACGAAAACTTCAACACTTTCTCTATCTCAAATTTCAATTGGACTCAGAAAATCAATGAATTTAATACATAGATTGACATCAAACTAGAGAGAAAGAGACAAAAGTGATAGTTTATTTTGTGttccacaaaaaaagaaaatgtttgtttttgaaagattttgaagCATATATGGAAGCAGGGGTGTACAGAATCAAATCGCAAACCGaatcaaatcgaaaaaaaaaaactactagtggtttggtattgaaaaaataaattcgactatatttgggttggtttggtttttaaaaaaaaaaaaaactcgacatcaaaccaacccgacattatatatatataattttaaaattttattttatacataaaaatatttaatttgatataatttttaaatatttcttatactttttcatagtttttatcttttaatatattattttaagtttaaaacttagaattttgaatgatCCACAGATATTGGTACTTATagtaaagcttaaatcaaaatcaaattaatactaatacaaaaagaaaattaattcaacactaaaaatgacaataatattgaatatttgttctttaattttacattagtttagataattaaaatacataatctaattttaatttcctttcttatttagtcatgtaattaatacttattaaacttactttagcatgatttagtacttataaattatgataattttcattatgacttgttaatttgaaatatttgttttacgcgatttcatattattatttttgttggatattttagtgtcattaatcgtatcatattgtgttattttttttaagaaacaccttagatatttgtattttggtaggactaaagaaatatttgaagtacaattatatgtttgtatgaatactttaccgaaaaatcaaaaaattcaaaaaaatctgaaaaaaccCGAGACTAAAAAACCCAActtttatcggtttggtttggtttatacatttaaaaatctgacacaaatggtttggtttgatatttgaaaaacccgaaccaacccgaccatgtacacccctatatGGAAGTAGTGACAAAGCGGGGTAGGGGAGGACTCAACAGTGGTGGGTCCAGAATTTCCGTTAAGGggattggaaaaaaaaagagtagtgCCTAATAAGTTTTGAACCCCTTAACCAGTAAGTCAACCTTTAATCCTACATTAAGGAGGTccgaaatcaaaatataaacatagaagttcttaaaaatatcttaaatatacaacataatttttttctgagagggttcggatgaacccccttGGCAACCTCTAGGTCCCCCGGGGAGGAGGTAGGGTGGGTGGGGCTTCAGCCAAAAAGAGAAGGCTCAATGACTGATTGGCGGTTTAGGGGATCCACGTCATCTATTGCtgtcaaattaaaaattacCGGCTGTATTATAGTACATTGCCAGCTGTACTTTCAGTATTTTCCCATATATTATAGGGAAAAAAGGTTGAGATTCTAGTCccgtattttttttttagttaaaagaaTCTAATGTTACCTAATTAAgtacattttttaaattcaattattgtATGTTGATTCCTCcactaacaatatttttttttgtcgtTGTAAATTTACTACTGCCTTCAAAATTAGTCTGTCAACCAAGACAAATGATGATAAAATTGTTATTCAATCCGTATTCATtcaaaagaacaacaaaatagtaaccaaacaaaaaattgaatttgattAAAAACAGAATTCACTGtgtgttttttgagaaaattattcCCTTAAATGTATTcagtataataaaatatatcttttcaaaatagaataatttaCTCACCAGTTTAGGCGGTATCGCAAGTTCTGgcaaaaaataaacttactcGACAACAATATATCACTcaagattatttatttaagtgtaaaaaaaaaaaaagtagaagatTAGAAAAATCGTAAAAATGTCTAAGAATTTATCAAGTATATATAGTCATTGAAGTACTGCTTCATTAGAGACGCGTTGGTTCAGAAGAGACGCACCGGTTGAGAAAGGTTACGTTGTTCTAGAAAGGTGCATCTGAAAATAGAAAtgattaaattttgttttaaaagattACATAGATCATAGGCGGTCCAAATTGATccatcataaatattttttttaaaataaaaaattaaattgatattgTTTATAAATCTATTATATTAGGAAAAAAGAGTCGACATGtacttaaataaattataagaaaacaAATTTGAGTTAAAACTCAGCACAAATTGAATTATGACCCAATTTTAGCTTATTTTGATTTAACTCGCTTCAGCTCAAATAGTAAGTCAATGAATCGCCTATTTATTAAATCAAgctattttgataatttaaaattcaattcacCTATTTAACTACCCTAGAAACGTAACCACGAGAATTAAGAGTGATAAAGGAACCAAAGtgcatttataaattataatttattttttttattataaaattttccatccttatttatttaaataaattataggaGATAGCTAATGACAAAGAAGCACGTGTGAATGATAGATCACCGACTTCTATGTCCAATATATTACTCCTCATCAcacaaggaaaaaaaatattattactagtAATAATGGAGCACCACATGTGAAAATTAGGTCCTAATTTGTAGTTTACGATTTAATTAGATCTAATTACGGAGTTCATTTACACTTCACAATCCAcccacaattttctatttgtagaTAAGTATTGCTTTCTTTTAACATAAATGGAATTTTCCATGTTTAACTTGAACTCAAGTTAAATGCTAATCTTGGATTATAACCTTAATTGCATAGCAAATGCTTCAATGTCAAGTTGGAGAATACAAAAGTAATAGACTCTAGACCCTATTATCAATTACCATTTAAACCGACGAAAATAGTCAATTTTTCAGATCTCTTAggtgaaaatgaaaattatttttacaaaaattataatatataattttttttaattgaaaactacaaaaatcaatttaattacttcattCCACCCGTAACCTCTTTGTCAAATGGTGTCTAAATACTTAGTTCGTATTTAAtatttacatcaaattaatattgATTTATCGATGATTGCATTATACAACAAGTATTTGGTTCTTTCTAGAAGGAAAAAAACGTAAGCattataacatcaagaaaataaaaagatgtaCCGTTAAAATAAAGTCGCTTTATAAAGGCAGTCGCCAATTGTGCCAACTGGTCGCTGGAAACGAACCCTTTGCGGCTGACTTTGTAGGAAAGTAATAGAATTGTAGAAATATAGCCTGCCCATCATTTTCCAACTtgtctttaaaaataatatattatgttaaaaaatttaattccataaattaataaaacttcAAGTTATCACCTTAGagttttttcttctaaattttaAGTGTTCACGATAATagtgattattatttaattaactcGATTGTATTGAAGAGTCCAATATCAAATCGATGAAAAAGAAGTGTACTGTGTGGTTTTTGTATATGAAGTTGGATCATACTTTTctttgtgaattaatttttgGAGTTGTGAATTACGCTCTAAATCCTTTTATAACAgattaaaatagtttttatatCTCTTTTGTGTCCAATATTGGTGGTGGCCACTTAATTATTGGATTCAAAGAGTGAAGTCTACGCTAGCCAAAGTTGGCCACTTACCcattatattatttgttgttagGTTTTAGCTTTAAAGAAACAAAGATTAGAGGTCACCTTCATATCTTGATTCTTTCCTTTTAATTTGATTATACCAATAGTGCATGGATCGGACTAAGTGAAGAAAGAAActgattccttttttttttcaatagaaACTATCATGATATTGAAAGGACCCactaaataataatacaaaaagtGTAAGAAATCGAAAACAAATCTCATCTTTTCATGCATTGATGAGaatcaaataataattgtaatattattattgaacCATGATGTTAAATTAGGTCGCCTAAcccacaccccaaaagctagctcaaagggaggaggattgctcaagccttataaggagtccatccatctcattaaccaccgatgtgagactttttgtcattctttaacaccccacctcaagcccagtgcttagcatctggtgcgtggaCAATTTTTGATGAATGAAGAACCTTTCATTCAGAATGATTCACTACCTTATGAATGGATTTTCTTAGTGAATTTGGATTAGTTGGACGTAGACGTAAAATCTCAACCATTAAAAAAGGGAAGTGATGAAGTAGTTTTCATGGTGCAGGAAGCATCAAGGGTCCTCAGTTCACATGGTGATGTGTGTTAAATATCAACACATTAACACGTTATTCTCATGCCTTATGCTTATATTGTCAATTCTATAGATAACTCTTGTGAGTTTTGAACCACTGATCAGAAGGtttaaaatcaatatatacatataaaaattctttaaaatacgTAATTAAGTAGCATCATTTAGAGGAAATTTTGGAACATTGACAAATAAGGACTTGCCACTTAAAAAATTCCCATTCTATCCAATAGTTTCTATTAACTAATTAATCATCGCCCAACATGTATTAGTCAATGCATGTTCTTGGTTTTAAAGAGTGCCTATCCTccaataaataaagtaaaataaagagGTAGTTAGGTCACCTAAATCAAGCTTCTTGTTACTTGGATTTGTTAATCTATTTACCATCAAGTCATcgaaaacaaaagtaaaaatgtttttgattcacaacaataaaaacaaatctAATGGAatctcacaagtggggtctggagaAGGTAGAATATATGCAATCTTATTAATTTCTTGTGGagatagagagattgtttccgaAAGATTCTTGGCATAAATGCAGCAAATTCATGTATAAAGAAAAATGAGACTGTGAAGAAAATATAACAGGtaacacaataaacaacatactGATATACTAAACAATGATAAATATCAATGTGtaatgtctttttttaaaagtgtgTAAAAGATGAACACATCAGATAATTTGAAACAATAGagtactttttaattttatgtttctaGATTCCACCTCTAATTAGCATATGGTATAGTAATTATGcaagtgataaaaaaaaaggagcaaTTATGCAAGTCATGTATTTCCATTTCTTGGCGATAACACTATTAACATTTTACGTTGACCTAACTTTAATACAAGGtaatacattattttattaaatcatAGAATATCTTATCGATCTGCAGTATTGCATCTAGGATATTCTATTACGAAGATACTTAACATccaaaattatgaaataaaatatagaagatttAAAGAAAGAAGATAGAAGATACGAATTATATACCTTTATTCAAGCAAGTTGCATTCAATAATTTAGTCATTtcttattgaaaaaaaaacagtttCATTGAAGATTCATACTTAttatcactaaaaaaaaatatttgtattatgGTACTACaagtttattaattaaaaaatttaggtccatatatataaaatacaaaaaacttTAATCCTCTTCTGATTGGAGTTATTACtctagtagtagtagtagtagtacatTTTTgaccaaatcaaattaaataagcTCTGTACCAGTCCCCAtgaattaggaaattaagaaataTGCGTGACTTAGAGATTGAAAtataaattactataatttatGAACTGGTGGACAACATGTTATAAGTCATAGCAATAATTGATTTAATTGCATAGCAATAATTGCTAAGGATGAGTATGTGTTACCCATAAGTCATGATCACGTGAACAACAATATGAGTTGCGATGAGATCATTGAGATTGTGTTCACTCTTAGTCAGATGTATCGAATTTAAGTATTTGTAAAtcgaaaaaatttaattaaaagtgtTACTTCAAGAAATGAATCCTGGAATTTGGAATAcgcaaattcaaatataattgaaaGCTAAAATAAATATCCGACATCGATGAAAAAAAAGGTCATAATCACGTGGATGATCACTCTTCGATAATATTATAtttctataattaattaaagcaAGTGAGTTTGTTAGAGATGATTGGGCGCTTGATAATCTCTTTTCCAATTTGCTAAGGAGTCCAATTAATTAACATTTCTTTCGTGGCAAAAAGTGGAGAAAGCAATAGTAATAGGAAATgaataaatgaaatatatatctTTAGAATGAGAACTAATTATGTGACTTACACTAATCAGTAATCACTAATCACCCTTATTATCTACAATTTCTTTCAACAGAGACTTAATGACGGTTTTAAGTCAAACAATATGCAAAGTTAGCTTGTCTAATTAGCAAACTCAAACAATCCAGAtagaattttcaattttatcacTGAAGTTATATTCATCGTCTAtgtaaaaaatttatatcatcAAGTCACCTTTATACCTACGAGACGACTTGTCTTGTGTGGGTTTGGGCTATGAAGAGTTGCTAATATTGGGCCTTGTGCGTGTTTGGGCTGTAAAAAATTGGGCTGCGATTACTTGTGTCTAAGCTATAGTGGGCTGAGATCTGCTTCTTAGTCCAAAAAACAACATTAACTAGCATGTTAAATCAAAATGTCTGTTGAGATAATTATTGACATGAACCATTCAACCATCGAGTTTATATGTAATATAGCTAGGAAACCAGTTGAATGAAAGCAACATATTTGTAACTTTTTAACTTCTATTTGTTGGAAAAATGATTCTAGTatctcaaaagaaataaatacttgaaaagaaatattattttatgtcaaTATAACTGTTTTCTTTATTTCCATATATTCTAATATTGGCAGCTATATCACAATATTAATTAGCCTATTTCCTCCTCCATTAATCACTCATTGTGCCGTTGGTAGCTTATTAATGTGGCAATTGAATATTGTCATAATGTTATTCATTTGAGATGACCATCTGTTTGCATTAGTATATACTAGTATTATCTAATCTTATGTGGGGAAAAAATTGAGATGAAgagaaatttcttcttctcttttaaaGAATCTTTGTTAGTTTCTGGCTCCTAGTTTTATACTAGAAGAGCTTGTTGAATCCTGAGGGATACATCTATATCGGGTGAAATATCTTTAAGGACGGTGTCTTTCGACACGTCTCAAGCTATGAGAATTTCCTACAAAAGTTCGTGATGAAGTATAAGGTTTTGTGAATTCAGTAGTAATATTCGTGATGAAGGTATTTTTCGTAAGATTTACAACGCTATTCAACTTGATTAACCTGAAAAAGTGTCAATATATCTTATATAGAAGtcaattgattatccatcagaCTCCATTCAAATTTATACGAAGATGCTTGACTGACCATgaaattcaagaatgaaataaaaactttttaaaatattttttttatattagattGCCCAATGAAATTCGAGCTAGATAATGAAAACACTTTTATGGATTAGAGAGGTCCACATGATGGTAGTGATTTGTTTAATTTGAGCTAGGTGAAAAAACTTTCCATATTTGGAAAGTCACATATACACATCGCAAGAAATAAGGTTAGATTTGCAAATCACTAGAAATCTAGAAATTCACCCACATAGACTTTATATGCTTTTTAACCTTATTGGTGCATGTGAAGATAATTTCTCTACAGTCTTCTTTTTTCACTTTGTTAATCTCAAGGTTATAGGGATCTTAAATTAAACAAATCTTCTAAGCAAGTTCATGATGGGATCAGTGACGATTAATCTTTATTTTCCCTTATTTGTCTATTCCGTAAGTTTCTGcaattagttaaattattaaatCTTTGGTAATTGAGTTGGTGATGCTGCTAAAGTCTTCTACTAGTTTCTACTTTCTACTTCCAACAGATTGAATTTGAGAGTGAATGTACATCAAGATCTTAAATATAATAATCTTACAAGAAGACATTATAGAGAGCGTGTCTAAAGCGGAAGATATTGTCacacacaccaaaaaaaaaaagtagaagcgttagttgaaaaattaatttttagtttttcgcTCTAATTTTACGTTATCACGATCATCAATGATAAAATTGTGCAAAGAATATGTAGTAATTGTAATGAAGATGAAGGGAGGAACAATTTGTAGATATCATAATTTAATCATGTACGTTCATCAAGTAATCAATCTAACAGACGAGATTTGTTCTTCCTGAAATATTAGTCATGGACTCTATATTTGTTGGATCACACACAAAAACTGTAACATATTTTCGACTACCTTTATCATGCCAAAGGTAGTTGAGAGAGACAGAGTGATGACGTGGGGCTCATTTGTTTACAATGCCATAGGTAATTTGGAGACACACGAGCACTAAATGAATCTATTGTCAGGTTTTAGTGGCCATAAATGCTCGATCATATAGGTgacaataaatttcaaaaattgacttGTGAACAGGGGCGGATCCACGTGGAGGTcaggggttcacccgaacctcctcgtcgaaaaattatactatatatgtAAGGTCTATTTCTGATTttatgagtatatatattaaaatgaatccCTTCAAATATAAAGAGAAGCATGACTCAGTGGTTAAGGGGTTCAACTCTAACTGAAAGGGTCTGGGTTCGatgaattattattaaatttgaaattgatttacaaaaaatattatataaaataaattaaattaaagttaatcgaatgaagaaatttaaaagtcgtgtataatcttttaataaaatctaattaattgattttccccccttaattttatagtatttctttcttagttttttttcaGTTCGATTTTAAAAAGAtgaaaactaaactaaacttaTTTGTTCTATTCATCATTTGTCTTTTTCACAAATGACTAACCTAGTAAATTGAATTAAACGAACTAAAAAATTGACGATGTCAATTATTTatcttatgtatatatattataatatctcagtgattgaaatttttttaaaaatcaaaaaatagaGTAGAAAACtgcaatataaaagaaaaaaaaaacacaagaaatatttttaaaaaaaagctcgatgaaaaagggtaaaagtaaaaaaaactaaacGCGACATGACAAGGCAAGTTAAACTTATTGGATTCAGATTACTAGTTTCCTCCTATCTCGTTCAATTTTTTATCTTGTAATTTTTAcatgtttacttctttatattttgaaccccttcCACAAAAATCCTGATTCCGCCATTTCTCGTGAATCGTATTAATATGTATACTGCGTGAAATTTAGTTTGAAAAGGGGAGTATTATGGGGCATATGATCACATCACATGCTTATATTTGTCTATAAGCAATTcttcatataaaattaaagctgTATTAACCTCTCCTTAATATGACACGTACACAGTACTATACTTAAAAGACAAAACCAACtgtttatattaataaaaagagAGTTTAACACTGAAATCCAATCATTCATTCTTATTATAGCGTTAATTAAGCCTCGTACCATGTAAAGAGGGAAGATCTTGGAAGAATTAAGTATTAATTAGTATTGGTCCTAATCGTatctcaaattaattaatcacacttttaatatatttatgaattaattgTGGTGATTTTGACTTCCAAGTCAACCCGACCTCTTTGGTGCACGTGTTGGTCTAAAAATCATTTGATGGCCTTTTGGTGTCCCGACACCTGgtgttctttttaatttttttttaccttttacctttttttgtttgtaaatttacgtttatgttttttttaaaaaaggaaatatatattctattaaaagactatacttttaaaatatattttcatcaaGCTATACAAAAGCTTGTAAATTGTAATTTCGTAGTATCTCATATGCTATCATACATACAGGATTTTAAGGTTAGGGAGGTTTCCTTAGCTATCAATAGCAAAATATAAGTAAACaatcttattttttataatagcaaaaaaaataatacaaaaactataataaatattattttgtataatggaatttatttatttttgtaaaattctttttaaggaaaaattagcaaattttaaaacataCCCATAATGGGAATCAAACGCAAGACGCAAAAGAAGCAATATTCAACTTGAGCACCACAAACGGCCACTACACCAATCAACTATTTGTTGACTGGGGAGCTCACTATTTGATTTTACactattcttttaaatttttaaataaatatgtatagcTCGATACTAGATTAATTGATGCTAGCACTCGAAATATCAATGTGGGTAATAAGTgataataaaattcataatttatataaatcttttgttttttcaaatgCGATTCCAGTTTCCAACCCATTCATTCCTAAAGCTATTTACTTGATAGTAGATATAAGTGAAACATGGTTAAATAGTCAATTTTGACTTAacttaaaataacttttatatatgtaatatttaCTTTAAAAAACCTCACTAATTAATGGCATGTTTGTCCTTTCTAGCTagttatatgaaaaataacttTAAGCTTATAtatttgtacaattttttttatatagatagtATAATATTTCGACGAAGAGTATGATTCGATTAGCTATCCTGAGCTATATGCAGCTACTGCCTCCGCCATTATATATACATTTCATgcaccaacaagggttgtggtggagtgataagtactccttcatcatTAACCATTGAGGTCTTGGGTTCGAGTCCCATTGGGTACGAAGTCGCCTTTGTTAAGGAGCGCTTTACCCCCAATGTGGGACGTCCTGACGCGAATCCAGATTTAATCGGGCTCCAATGTAGAAATCGAACACCGGGtgagaaacaaacaaaatactTCATGCATCTACGTTAATAATGCTCCAAACCTCCGTGAATTTGTGTTCTACAAATTAGGTGCAATATGATTATTGAATATAAGCAAATTGCCAAAGAAGAAATTTTATGTAAGAAAAATGTACATGGAGTACTTaattaaaactcaaaaattataaatctaTTAGAACATTCCATTCCGTCGACACCTTTTAACAATTTTGATTAGCTAGATAAGATCTTGTCTATTGCTTAATTACTCAATCTTAAGCACATAAAGTTTGACTCTCTCAAGTCTCAacacaatcaagaaaagaaaattctaGACATAGGTACTAGAATTTTGActttatttatgtgatttaattaattaactactcATGTTATTAACCTTTGGATATAGCTAATGGTTTCTTTGAAATTAATACTATTGTTAAAaagaattacttaaaatttatgcCTAAAAGGATGCCACAAGATTAGGATTAATGTTGAATATATGTCATGGATTGATGCATTTCTAGACTTAtctttttcaatatattttggtTAAACACACTCTCCCATGTGTCTATCTTTGTACTAAAATGCGTTGTTCCATTTTTGTCcatataattatacaaattagcCTAGTTGGTACTGTGTACATACTTTTTACACCTTTAAATTGATGAACATAGACATTTTTTCTACTATCAACTTGGGTGGTAGACAAATTTAGGAACTTGAACCATacaatataattaatcaacatTCTCATGACCATCTTTATTTATTACTGTATGTATTACTAGCAAAACCTCACTTCTTATTGCTTCTAGGATCTGCCATATACGCTCTACATCTCTTTTTATTACACAATTTGTATTTGTCTACAAAGTggtttaatttcttcaaatatgAAGGTTGGTATAATTAAGTtagcatatatatttttttaattatagtaaTTAATGTTATGTGTTTTGGAGGTTTTGTTTATAATTTGGTTGTTGTTTTGGGGTTTCATGCAGTTGTTTAGCTGGATGCAAAATAAGTTTAATGGTGGACAAGGGAACAAAGTTCAAACCAAAAGTAAGTTTTTCTTTCCccttccctttttagttgttgtTCTTCCTATGGATCTAAAGCTGACATGCATGCTATGACTGCGATAAAA is part of the Solanum stenotomum isolate F172 chromosome 8, ASM1918654v1, whole genome shotgun sequence genome and encodes:
- the LOC125872500 gene encoding uncharacterized protein LOC125872500, which translates into the protein MSIISESVMMKAAEAQTVKAKLTVPMEVDFAKCECCGLTEECTLSYIETIRQRYQGNWICGLCAEAIKDEIIRCEMLITAEEALNRHLNFCKNFSSSRPPLNPTVHLIDAMRQILRRSFESPKLLRSMSSSPAENSGEMKHTVIVRSESCIPAISLVDSSSFHAMGLDGGCE